A window of Populus trichocarpa isolate Nisqually-1 chromosome 17, P.trichocarpa_v4.1, whole genome shotgun sequence genomic DNA:
AACCCGAAGCACGAATCGAATATGTTAACAAATCACAAATGCAatccaagatgcctaaataattcaaacattttgctattaaaatattattaaaacaggaggagaaaaaaaacaagaacacttACCAGGAATGTCAGGTTCCTTCCTTCCAAAATGCTCCCAAGGATTGAAGTTCAAGGAAACGTTCTTATGATGCTTTGAACTTGCCAAGTCTTTATAGCCCTCCACAGCATCATCTCCAAGTCCAGTGTATATATCTCTCCACAATTTTCGCTGTTCTACAATATTTGCAAACCTCAGGACCTTCATTTCCTCCCTTGAGTACTTCCTCTTCATCTGGTCCCCGTCTGTTTCACAGCCATTTCGAACTTCACCAACATCAATTGTTCTCTTTTGAGCTTCATCAATTTGGGTCACTTTCTTTTGCCCTTCGCTTGTCTCCAAACCACCCTTCGTTGCAATCTTTCCCCTTCTCCGCGGcctttttaccttcttttcatcaGTTTCATGTTTACCGTTCTTCTTTCCATTCCTCTCGGCAACATTACCACCACCATTACCAGTTTTGGTTACAGAAGCTGGTTCAATCAACACTGTATGATCAATCATTTCAATCTTCAAAGAACGTTTGACAGATTCATCAGATCCTTTGAGTATCCCCGAGATTCCCACACCAGTGTCAAAGCCATCAACATTATTATCCacattggttttgtttttaaagatcgAACCATCTTGAAGTTCTTCCAATAATTGCTTCTTCTTTGCTTCCAATGAACTTTCTCCTCCAATCTCTTTCACCATCACAAACTCTTTATTGTCTTCGGAACCTAAACCCATCTCAGCCTCGAAGCATTCACTTCCTACAAAATCTTTCCCCTTCTCTTTCACTTCTTTCACACCATCAACACTCCATTCAATCTCTCCTTTATTCAATACACCATCCACAGAAGTCTCAGTTTCTAGCACTTTCACACCAGAACTCTCAATCTTATCATCAAAATCTCCACTTTCAAAAGACCCAGAAACCAATTCACAATAAGCAACCTTCTTTCCAATCAAATAGTCAAACTTTACTTCATTTCCTTCCAAGCCCAGTTCTTCTTTCTCACCAAAATTAGTATCAGATTCAGTTAAAGAGGAGAACTTTACATTCTTGAAAGAAGTTGGACTTGGTTGGTCTTGATTGTTGGTTTCTTCTTGGTCTGCTTGTGTAGGTGAAAGAATCAACAAAGATGATCCATttgggtcttcttcttcttgtggcTGTTGAAGGAGAGGTTCTTCTTCAATCTCTGTGATTCTTATTTCGGGCCCAACCGACGTATCATCAGCCATCTCGAGTTCTGTTTTCTCCAAACCAGAAAAGAACAAAGCTTTGGTCATTCAAGTTTAAAGCGAGAGGGAGAGAATTCAGTTTCTGAGGAATCTTGAGAGTTTGTCTTGTGATTGAGATTTAAGAGAGAGTGGGGTTTATGGAGAGTGAGGTTTTGTGCTCGAGGGGTTTCAACGACAAGTAGTTTGGAAAGTATGGGGTTTTTTGAGTTCAAAATTGGAAGATCCATGCCAAatatagtatatttttaatttaatttttgtaataattttataaaatgagaaatattatttgtaataaaacaagataattttaCAATGAAtatgaagaaataataaataattgagtTGAATTAATTGAGTAGATGATGACATCAAAATTTGTAGTGCTCCATTTTTTGTTGGATTAAATAAAAACCCATTTTCCATAATTACTTAAATGccaatatgaaagaaaataataatcttgaaaaataaataggtttAATTCAGAAATTTTGAATCGAATATCCATGATTTTTAACTTCTCATTTCtaagtttataattttgatgtaaattATAAGACtatatttgaaaaaagagagaaagaaaagagttacTGATATACATAATTTAGtggaagttattttttaaagtaatttttaattaaaaatatattaaataatattttattattttttatattaacacatcaaaattatcgaaaaatacctaaaaaaaatactttgtgaTAAGTAcaaaatatacatatgtttTTACTCCTTTAACACcaagttttttaatgtattttgagcttatttgagtttattaaaaattatttttatgagtttagcATGCCCAAAAAACTTTATGAATTAATTGCTTAAGATaagaattttgtattttatgttcTGGACTTAGCTTCTCATGATAGGTGTTTTACCAAGTTAGAGTTTTCGAATGAGAATGTGGGCTTAATCTAAGTTGAAGTACAAATATTAAGcttttcattaaggttttatagGCAAAAACCCAATCTCATTTAGATCTCTAATCAAACCTGCAAACTTAGGTTAAAATCCTACTCGCAGCAGGATTCTCTGCTTTCACACTCTATATTCACACTATATATTATCTGCTTTTCATGAAGcttttcaaatatcaaaattaggagattcaaaagcccaaatttatctacACACCTAGTAATATAACTTTGATGAAAGACTCcaagtgagataaaatcgttttgaAGGCCAAACTCCGGACGCAATTTGAAGGACGAGATAAGTTTCTTGATCTGATCAGGAAACCAAAGATGTTGAGAGTTTGACATAAAAACGGTGGGTCTTAGGACCCAAACAAATGTCGATCAAGCCTCTAACATGTCATGAATGAATGAATACAACTGGGATAGTCAGATATTACAAGAAACCAAgtcaaaaacaaagtttaagttGCAACAAAGTTGGAATTACAGTAGAGATATGACAGCAGTAGAGTCAGTTTTTAACACTAACTCTGAGAGATTTATCCAATCTTAAGgaccagataaagaaggaaCAAATTAAGTATCATGAAGACTTGTAATTATCCAAATAATCTTGAAGAAATTCGGCAGCCAAGGGGGAGGATAAATAAAGCAGAACACAACTGAAATAGGGTCCGAAAAACATTCCTTCATTTTCTGCTTCTGTCAATTTTCCAGCAACCATGAACTAAATTCCTGGATTCGGTTCAAGAGGGATACACATCATTTCCATTAGCACATTATGAGAAGTAACgttatcattttaattcattcagattcaagtatttatttttccttgttcagaattatgctattgattgttattcaagcttgttgaattgttttgagatggcatgtatgctttctagtttctttcaatcTGTAATTGTTATTAAGGACTACAGTAAGaagcaaaataattaatttgattgttgcaactctcatcttgatttattaGAGAAGAATAAATTAAGTTAAGTTGTCAAGCTTTTGAACGTTTGCTTATAATAAATGCACAGATTTTATTCCTAGACTACGGTCGAGTGAATGAAAATTGCTTTCAATATTACATTCGCTTGatggtaagaaattgattagagaGCTTTTCCTGATTAATGTACTcataatttcattgattttccttAGCTTTAAgggatattaaatttatttgcttgacgtgaaagaatatttattttacttcgatGATCAAAAGATTTATAGGAATGGATGTATGGATCCTTGAACTGATTTGACgacataataatttattattttcataattattgtttcttgaatttttcatttaaatccccGCTCTTTCTCATTTTAGTATACTGTAAGAAGATTAAacgaaattttttttggattcgaccTGGTTTTTACgatcatataataaatttattttatttgtaatagtTTAGTTAGAATTATGTTTTGGTGGTTCCAACGACcaatcactttgaaaaataagttaaaatacaaaaacaaatattttttctaatagatttaatttttccccataaaaatatctttgttaCTCTGATATATCATGTTTGGAACGTTGGGATCATTCATTTGTATCTAAGGGGTAATGAGTTTGTGCTAATTTGCTAGCTAATTTATGctttatatatcatttttataaaacactCGGTAATactaaaagttaaataaaaaattcatcaattcaTAGATTTTTAAATCGAATTAGGCTAGGAGTTTAGTTGATTGAATTGGAGTTAACTAATAATTAATCTAGTTAATGGTCAAAACTCttgtataaatttaatttgatttatttaaaaacaatatcattttacttaaaaataatattattttaaattaatccagGTTAGTCTACTCAATCTATAACACGATCGTTGATCAAATATGCATcgggttttatatatatagttcattttaattaggtttttaagatttcaaaaattcttaattaaatctttttattcatatttgttCATGGATTCTATCCAAGAAAACTATGTTCCGCATGAAACTCAAAGTTTTCATTAAAGATACGTGAAGAgttagagagggaaaaaaaaccctaaattgagAATCTTAATAACATGTTCTTCCCCATCAGCATTTTTTACAGCATCTTTCTGATTTTTACTTGTGGTCTTTCAACTGTTTGTTTAACTCATTAATGGAGATGGGGAATAACATGTTGCCTGTAGATTCCATTTCTTGTTGAAACACTTAGACATATGTCAGATTCTTGTTGAAACTATGCTAGGATGGGtcaattttttctaatataaaaatatattcaaatgatAATAACTGAATAAATCTAGATGAACTTGATTAATTCATAATCTGGAATAAccccaaagaaagaaaaaaaaatccactttgtaattTTGCAAGGTCAGCATACCTTTTGaggtggaagagagagaaaagaggaaggagaaaaaaattattgtcagAGCTCCTCCGTGTCATGGATGCCAACAGGTATCGACCCGCCATGTAGAGGGTGGCGTGCTACTTCGAATGCCGCTCCAGAAGGCTACCCATTTGCACTAGGATGCGCTGCGCGCGCCATTCAAAGGGCGTGAGTGCCTCCCACTTGTTGACTCGTGCTCCGCACACACTAgccaatttttttagttataaaaagACCAGAACACCCTTGACCCCAAGAgataattgcaagaaaatcgaTGTTAAAAAATTGAGAGTATCCCTTGACCTTAGGCCAAAAAAAGAGTTGACCTCAAGAACTATGCAATAATTacattgtattaaaaaaaatgtgaaaatttgGAAACACCCCTTAGACACTAGTCATTagttgtgttgtttttttttcaagaacatgGACATAATTATATTCTGCAATAAATatgtgaaaatatgattttactTCTAAGtatatgttcaatttttttatttaaagagtaaAATAATAGTGTATTATAGATTATACTGTTTACAGTCCacattaaaatattgatttcttAGGGggtgtttgtttcccggaaagtggtttccgggaaaccagtttccaaactttcctgtgtttgtttgtcattaggaaagttggtcaacggaaaacactttccagtcaaagaaaaatttggctt
This region includes:
- the LOC18106971 gene encoding uncharacterized protein LOC18106971 produces the protein MTKALFFSGLEKTELEMADDTSVGPEIRITEIEEEPLLQQPQEEEDPNGSSLLILSPTQADQEETNNQDQPSPTSFKNVKFSSLTESDTNFGEKEELGLEGNEVKFDYLIGKKVAYCELVSGSFESGDFDDKIESSGVKVLETETSVDGVLNKGEIEWSVDGVKEVKEKGKDFVGSECFEAEMGLGSEDNKEFVMVKEIGGESSLEAKKKQLLEELQDGSIFKNKTNVDNNVDGFDTGVGISGILKGSDESVKRSLKIEMIDHTVLIEPASVTKTGNGGGNVAERNGKKNGKHETDEKKVKRPRRRGKIATKGGLETSEGQKKVTQIDEAQKRTIDVGEVRNGCETDGDQMKRKYSREEMKVLRFANIVEQRKLWRDIYTGLGDDAVEGYKDLASSKHHKNVSLNFNPWEHFGRKEPDIPGEESSEIVDDGLENMEVDGGVQNADLLDPACSNSIEGEGTDTVLEEAYGEEVDSDDDYASIQRPAFAVEGEPDFDSGPPEDGLEFLRRVRWEAAHIPKVKVAKLDRSRVNKEQTVYMPQIPNIAKCPEYLLPLKQWEDAFLVDFSELRQFLSQDDGSSTRISQKMQPAAIVLGNSSPQHAESIVVERSNILGTETDEVQSYKPLDTSSAENAIDHPCMANVEDCRNLTSSQIPTPEASCSDALCNYPTLSVILAMDCVARVSMLRKRIKLAETMDTLSKNDCVWLFALCAAVDAPLDADTCAALRGLLRKCASLRASKSEHDDEVIMLNILATISGRYFGQSES